In Streptomyces capitiformicae, one genomic interval encodes:
- a CDS encoding esterase/lipase family protein produces MLPWKRLIRPLAALLLASAVTVVPATTAEAADTADTADAPRWGSPRSSAAESGGGWNDYSCKPSRAHPRPVVLVHGTLANSVDNWLGLAPYLVNRGYCVYSLDYGQLPGVAFFNGLGPIDKSAEQLDAFVDKVLAATGAAEADLVGHSQGGMMPRYYLKFLGGAAEVNALVGIAPSNHGTNLGGLTELLKYFPGVGDLLSSSTPALADQVVGSPFMTKLNAGGDTVPGVTYTVLATKYDEVVTPYRSQFLNGPNVRNILIQDLCAADLSEHAAIGLIDRIAFHEVANALDPAHATPTTCLSVVG; encoded by the coding sequence ATGCTGCCCTGGAAGCGCCTGATCAGACCCCTGGCCGCCCTGCTGCTGGCCTCTGCCGTGACCGTCGTCCCCGCCACCACCGCGGAGGCGGCCGACACGGCAGACACGGCCGATGCTCCGAGATGGGGGTCCCCCCGCTCGAGCGCAGCCGAGAGTGGGGGAGGCTGGAACGACTACTCCTGCAAACCCTCCCGGGCCCACCCGCGCCCCGTCGTCCTCGTCCACGGAACCCTCGCCAACTCCGTCGACAACTGGCTGGGCCTCGCGCCGTATCTCGTCAACCGCGGATACTGCGTCTACTCCCTCGACTACGGCCAACTGCCCGGCGTCGCCTTCTTCAACGGCCTCGGCCCCATCGACAAGTCGGCGGAACAACTGGACGCCTTCGTCGACAAGGTGCTCGCCGCGACCGGCGCCGCCGAGGCCGACCTCGTCGGACACTCACAGGGCGGCATGATGCCCCGTTACTACCTCAAGTTCCTCGGCGGAGCCGCGGAGGTGAACGCCCTCGTCGGTATCGCACCCTCCAACCACGGCACGAACCTGGGCGGCCTCACCGAACTCCTCAAGTACTTCCCCGGCGTCGGCGATCTGCTGTCGTCCTCGACCCCGGCCCTCGCCGACCAGGTGGTGGGCTCGCCCTTCATGACCAAGCTCAACGCGGGCGGCGACACCGTCCCGGGCGTCACGTACACGGTGCTCGCCACCAAGTACGACGAGGTGGTCACGCCGTACCGGTCACAGTTCCTGAACGGGCCCAACGTGCGGAACATCCTCATCCAGGACCTGTGCGCCGCCGACCTCTCCGAACACGCGGCGATCGGGCTCATCGACCGCATCGCGTTCCACGAGGTCGCCAACGCCCTCGACCCGGCGCACGCGACCCCGACGACCTGCCTTTCGGTCGTCGGCTGA
- a CDS encoding dienelactone hydrolase family protein, with the protein MTAVRGTSVDIATEDGTADAYLAHPDDDAAHPAVLFYMDAFGLRPHLKAMADRLAGAGYTVLVPNLFHRRKRTPVFDLPDFIDTEARPDLWDQILPVMLSLTPELAMRDAEAYLGWLADCPRAAAGPVGVTGYCMGARLALMTAGAFPERVAAAAGFHGGRLATDAPDSPHLAAPRITGEVYFGHADNDPSLPPEQIDLLDKAFTEAGVRHRTEVYTGAAHGYTQADTAAYDAEATERHWAALLDLFDRALLKARS; encoded by the coding sequence ATGACCGCCGTGCGTGGAACATCCGTGGACATCGCCACCGAGGACGGTACGGCCGACGCCTATCTCGCCCACCCCGACGACGACGCCGCGCACCCGGCGGTCCTGTTCTACATGGACGCGTTCGGACTGCGGCCCCATCTGAAGGCGATGGCCGACCGGCTGGCCGGCGCCGGATACACGGTCCTCGTGCCCAATCTCTTCCACCGCAGGAAGCGGACCCCCGTGTTCGACCTGCCCGACTTCATCGACACGGAGGCGCGACCCGACCTGTGGGACCAGATCCTGCCGGTCATGCTCTCGCTGACCCCGGAACTGGCGATGCGGGACGCGGAGGCGTACCTGGGATGGCTGGCCGACTGCCCGCGGGCCGCCGCCGGGCCCGTCGGCGTCACCGGCTACTGCATGGGCGCCCGCCTGGCCCTGATGACCGCCGGCGCCTTCCCGGAGCGGGTCGCGGCCGCGGCCGGGTTCCACGGGGGCCGGCTCGCGACCGACGCCCCGGACAGCCCCCACCTGGCGGCGCCCCGCATCACCGGCGAGGTGTACTTCGGTCACGCCGACAACGACCCGTCCCTGCCGCCGGAGCAGATCGACCTGCTCGACAAGGCGTTCACCGAGGCCGGAGTCCGCCACCGCACCGAGGTGTACACGGGCGCCGCGCACGGCTACACGCAGGCCGACACCGCCGCGTACGACGCCGAGGCGACGGAACGCCACTGGGCCGCGCTGCTGGACCTGTTCGACCGCGCTCTTTTGAAGGCCCGGTCATGA
- a CDS encoding GNAT family N-acetyltransferase, giving the protein MTEVPGDHGIGDPGIRQAGPADVAAVKAVTDAAYHHYIERIGRLPQPMESDHAANVAAGRVFVTGDPVIGLVVVDAREDHLFLDNIAVHPDTHGRGVGRRLLEFVDTRARALGLSEVRLYTNALMWENQKIYPRFGYVVVERRVDGIHDLVHYRKRLA; this is encoded by the coding sequence ATGACAGAGGTGCCGGGCGACCACGGCATCGGTGACCCAGGCATCAGGCAGGCGGGCCCCGCCGACGTGGCCGCCGTGAAGGCCGTGACGGATGCCGCGTACCACCACTACATCGAGCGCATCGGACGGCTGCCGCAGCCCATGGAGTCGGACCACGCGGCGAACGTGGCCGCGGGGCGGGTCTTCGTCACCGGAGACCCCGTGATCGGCCTGGTGGTCGTCGACGCACGCGAGGACCATCTGTTCCTCGACAACATCGCCGTCCACCCCGACACCCACGGTCGGGGCGTCGGGCGGCGGCTGCTGGAATTCGTGGACACACGCGCGCGTGCCCTCGGTCTGTCCGAGGTCAGGCTCTACACGAACGCGCTGATGTGGGAGAACCAGAAGATCTACCCGAGGTTCGGGTACGTGGTCGTGGAGCGTCGCGTGGACGGGATCCACGACTTGGTCCACTACCGCAAACGGCTTGCCTGA